The sequence GTGACGGCGCAAACTTGGCTTCCAGATCGATAATATCGTCGGCCGACTCGTACGCCATCGACAACGTCTGGATGTAGTACATGGAAGCAATGTGCAATGCGGTTTGAGTGAGGATCGAACCAAACACATATGCATTCAGAATGTTGGCTACCGGCCGTTCTTTCGACAGCTTGTCAATAGGTTGACCACGAGAAATGCATAGGAAGCAAACCGAAGCGAGCATTCCCGAGATGGTCACTTGATAGTCGCCGAATTTGATACCGTCCAAATAAAGCACGGACAGCGAGTAGGCCTGGATCAGACAGTTGAGCGCTAGGATCTTGTACATCTGAATCGTTGCTACCAGCGTACATCGTCCCTGTCGGATAATAGCGATGATCGAAGACACATTGGACAACTTGGACGTGAACGGAGCAGCAACCGATGCGTCTCCCAGACGAATCTGAGGCGGTCCGTCGTCCAAATCAGCATCCGCCATGCTCGAAGTGATGGCCGACAAATCAAACTTGGCAGTGCGATCCGTGGTTCGTGCCGTGTTCATCTTTGCCAGCGCATCGTCGCGTGCCTTTTCGAGTTCCGGGAACTTTTCTTTGAGCATGGGTGGTACGGGAGGAGGAGCTTGACCAAAGCGAGCAGTGAGCGAGAGTTGCGATTCGTACACCTTTTTCATTCGCTCCATCTTTTGATGCTCAGCAATCTTGGCTAGGTCCTCGGGCGTtccatcgagcagcgcaacaCCGATGTTGGCCGCTTTCAGCGCGCCGACGTCGTTGGTTCCGTCACCGGCCATAAGCGTAATGTAGCCGAGCGATTTGAGCGAGTTCAGGATAAACTCCTTTTGCGACGGAGAGACACGTGCATAGACCCACGTGTTTTGCACCAGCTGGTTCCAGGATACCGCGTTGTCCTGGTACTGCTTCATTGCGACACCCGTGATGCAGATGTCGTATTTGTCAAATAGCGTGGTGTCGATGCTATCGGATGCCTTGACGGGGATGATGACCTCTTCGTCTACTGATCGCCAGACCAGGTCCTGCTCCGAGTTGCCACCTTCACGAACGTCCAAGATCAGCGTCTGACGGTCCACGATCTCGACCTGAGTAGCAACGTGCACAGCGGTCAACGGGTTGTCACCGGTGATCATGATGCAGCGGTGCGAAGAgtcgttgagctgcttgagcgatTCGACAGCATCGGGCTTGAGCGGGCAGTGGAATACGAGGAAGCCAGCAAACTTGAGGTCGGCCTCGACTTGATCTCTCTGAAGGCcgttgatggcgttggTATCGTTGGCCGAAATATTGTCAACGAAGCGGTATCCGAGCGCCAGTACGCGCGATCCACGGCGTGTAAAGCCCTTGTAAGTCTCGTCGTAGTGGACAGGGAGCTGTGCAAACATGGCCTTGAGCGTCTCGGGTGCGCCCTTGACAGCAAACATGATGCGACGGTTGCCGGTCTGGTCGATGACATGATTGACGGTCGACATACGCTTGAGTGCAGACGAAAACTGAAATCGACGACGGATTTGAACACCAAATCGATGCGGACCAGCTTTGGGGTCGGTGGGGGTCAGCATGTCGCCCTTGTTGAGCTTCCAGTCCATAGCCTCAAGCGTCGTCTTTTCCATAGGGTCGCCAACAAGGCCGTCCTCTAAGAGTACGAGTGCGTGAGCCGAAGCAAGAGTGAGCGTGGTCTCGGCCGAAGCTTGCTTGAGCGGGATCAAGGGCGAGTCACCACCGGGCGAGCAGTTGACGACACCCTGCACTTCGAGATCTTCGCCAGTAATGGTTCCGGTCTTGTCAAAGCAGCAGACATCAACACGACCAGCGTAAGGGATGCGGAAAGGCTCCGTGCAGAAGATCGCATATTTGGCGAGGGCCATGAGCGAAGCATTGACTGCCATGGACAGCTCCATGGGCAGCTCAGGTGGTACTACCGAGGTGATGATCAAGACGCAATCGAGTAGAAGCTTGCCCTTGGGCCGTTCCATCTCGGTGCCGCGGACCCACACGTAGCCACtggcagcgatggcaaagatgaGCAGGAAACCGATGAACACGAAGCTCTCCAGGTTGTTTGCAGTGACACGCGATTCGTTCTGGAAGACCATGAGACGAATAAGCTGACCCTGTGATGTACCAAAGCCAGTGCGTAGGACGATACCGAGCGCGCCATTGTCGGGAGCACGCATTTTGGCGTAGCTGCTGTCAGCTTCGGGGGCAGTGGTCTGGAGGACCTTTGTGCCACCGAAAACGACATTGTTTCGGTCGGCGCCGTTAACGTCGAGGATGTCCTGACCGtctcgcagctcgatgtTCTCCTTAAGAAGAGGAGTGCTCTCACCCGAGAGCATGGCCTCGTTGACAATAGTCGATccagcaacaagcagcaaATCACAGGGGGTTGCCGAGTCCTCCTTGGATCGGTCAATCGACACGAGGTCGCCGGGAAGCAAGTCGGACGTCATCATCTCTGACCATTTTCCGACACGGTAGACCCAGATTTTGTAAGGCTGAATGGACATAGTTCTGAACTCGCTGAGTGTTCGCAGACGTTGAAAGACGACGGTGCACTCGAATACGACGAGCATAAAGAGTGTGAACAGCGAGTAGTACCAGTACTCGTCAAGCATCCAAAGACCAACGCAGAACACCTGAAAGACAAAGAAAGGCGCCACGGCATGTTCGAGGAACAAGTCGACAAACTTGGGCTTAGGGATATCCAGCTCATTTTTGCCAAAGGTACCAagcgccagctcgacgtccTTCTCGGTCTTGAAGCCGCGGTTGGACTGGAAGCCAGACAGGTGGGGCTTAGCATCGGCAGGGTACGGCAAACGGCGGAAGGTAGGCTCCTTGATCAGCGGTGAAACAAAGATGTCTGTAGgtgcagcagaagcgtcCGGGGTAGCGAGGATATACTTGTCGGCTTGATAGGTGAAGGATATCTCGATGGGCAGATTGGTTCGCTCTACACggtcgagcgagacgatGGCTCCTTCGCCTTTGTGCATGAGAGGATGGACGCGGACGAGTTCGGCATCTTCAAGACCCTTGGCCGTAACGCAGGTGGTGAAGACCTTGGCAGCTATGCTCCATTTGGTGACAAGGAAGCTGAGAGCATGACCAGAGACGAGGAGAACGGTAAAGACAAAGGTCCATTCCTCAGACTTGACCCACTTGTCATACTTGAGGAAGTAGGCATATGCCCAGACGGGGTAGAGCGAGAGAAAGGGGAGCACGTAGAGGTGGAGATGAGTTGGGATGCTCTTGTGcagcgagaccgaggcgaTCTCGGGCGACTGAATGGCGATCCTCATTCTGGACGAAACCTACACCACTGCTCGACTGCAGACTGTTGCGAAGGGATCGAAAGATAGAAAGGAGCCCTGTGCGTGGTGTGCTGAGCGCAACAACTTTCCTAGTTAGAAGATCTTCCTTGAAGAGAACAACGACCAGTGGACGGAATCACAGAATGCAGTCCCGATTCCCATCGAAGCACGAAACCTATTAATTGCTGAAATTCTGAACGGAATTTGAACAACTTAGCCTGCTCCACGTCGACTCGTGCGCGGCCTTCCACCAACCACCGTCACGCCCACCGCCGCGtgctcacactcacgactctcattcgtgaatcatgaatatTTGAGCATTGTTAGGATTTGGGCTTACATCACGTGTCGTTTTCGCTGTCGCACGAATCAAATCAAAAGCTCTGAACACGAATAAAGGCACGAGGTGGTGCAGAGACCGAGACGCGCGCGCGTTTGcgcaagcgtgaatcggTGGAACTTCAAGAGAGCAACACCAGAAAGTAAAGTTACACTTTGTTGCATCGGGCGGGGTCCACTCATCGTCTCTTTTTGGtcgaccaccaccactgcAGCGCAAGTTATCATGGAGAATCCACATGTGAGTATTTCGATGCTCAGTCTTTGCAACACAATGTATAGCCCAGCTGACAGCTACTTGTACGCCTTCGTCTATGAAATTTGGAACGCTGAAGGAGGAAAGGcagtcgctgctgctcgagcgaaTCACCAAGAGCGTTCACCGTCTTAATGAGGCTTTGCTCGAACTCGATCGATCAgtggtcgagatcaacaATCATAACCAGGCAATTACGATCGTTGCCGAGCTTTCTGAAGCTGTAAGTTAATCAGCACTTTCGCATGGACGCGAGTTGGCATGGGTGAAATTGACTCCTGACTCTTACTTACTCTCTTGGTCGAGTTGCTCTGCGATCAGTACCGACGAAACGCGGCGTTCAACCTGGCGAATATGGAGGCTGTCGATGAAGATGGTTCAATCAAGGTGCCTATCGACTAGTACGCATGTTGCCAGTTGTACATTCACCCCTGGCGTACTGATCTCTGTTGCGCGGCGAAACTTGTCGACCCGAATCGGCCCGACTGTCCTGGATCGACCCAATGTATTTTAATCTCTGTTCCGTGTATGCTACCATATGTCAACGCAATAAGGGCTGTGATACCCAGTGTCGCGGCGAGGCCTAGGCCAAGAAATGACGTATATCCTCCCATGCAACTCCGCTATGCGACACTGCCGCTCTTGGCACGAGAGAGCCTCCGGTATCTTTGGTTCCAAGATGTGATATGtaccgcagcagctgaatCGGTAAAGAGACTGATTGGACTGTCTTAACAATTGCTAGGTCGTGGAGGAAGCTGTATACCTTCTATCATGACTGGTCGGTCAGGCATAGGGAAGCATGCGCAGGCACATCATGCAATGGCGGCTTTACTGGCACGACAGGTATCTCGTGTTAGACAAATTCTCGACTCGCAGTGCGCGCCTGTCAGGAAGGGACGATTTCTTCGAAACAGTGATTGCTCTGAGCGTCGGAGGTGTAGCGAAGTGGTAGGGTTCCTATCAGACATGTGAGCGTTTGTTGATGCCAAGACTGCGTCTTGAGCAGGTTGCGATCAACACACATACCAGCACCAAATTCTTGCCAAATGAGGATCACGGATGTTTGGCGTTGCGGTAACGCTCAAAGGATGTCGGTGCCGAGGCGCTTTGTTTTGGCTGCATTACGCTGTTCCGAAGGATGTGAAGCCTCGGACTCGTACACATTGACAGGATTGACTTGGTCTAGGCTTCTTGATTATACCGTATATGTATGAACAGACGCCATTTCGGCCGTGGCAAAGAGACTCTGCAGGTCTGACCGAGGATAAACCGTCGCTTAAGCTCATTGTCCAGACGATAGCAGATAAGCCAAACCGACAACTCGCCCGACTTGCCGTGGTTCACGAATTTGATTCGtcccaatcgtgaattccGCGTTTCAACTATCAATTTACAGAAGAAAAATTACACAAAATTCTCCCGGCGCCTCGCCAGGTGCCTTTCAAAGGAAGCCATTCCTTCTCAGATTGGCCGGCGGCAAAGCAACAGgtcacaagtcacaagCACGCAGTTGGTATTTATTACTATTCTGTGATTATTCTCCACCTTTCGCGTTCGGGCTTGTGATAGCTTAGTTGCGGAACTAGTGACTTGGCAAGGGCGATTGCTAGCTACATTTCACTGCCTATCGTGTACGGATTGTCGTAGTAATTGGCAGTTGAGTCAGTGCGTGTGAGGGACGCTTCTGTGAGGGACCAAATCCAGCGAATTATGGAAAAAACAGAGGCGAGAGGCGGAGGACACCTTTGCGAATTTCGCGAGATTGGCAAGAACGCTGGAAGAGGTAGTCATGAGTGAGTCCAACGGAGCGTCGAGTGGTACAAATCCATGTCACAAGTCGGTTGGTGTCATGTGTGTGTCAAACTTTGACTTGGAACCAAAAGCGCGACGTTTTCggaattcgtgaatcgtgttTGCCCGATATTCAAATTGAGATAAGAAGTTCCAAGTTCTGAGTTCGGCGGCTGAGCGGCGGAAAGGCGGGCGAATGGACGGTAGATAATTTGACCGACGCCACCTGCAGTCAGACGAGTCTTAGCGTCGTTTTCGATGCAGGTCTTGATACCACGTACCACGTACACGGTACCACGCACAAGATAACCGCATGTTAGATAAGAAACGGCACAactcaatcacgaatttgaCGCTTCCTGgcaccaatcacgaatcacgaatcatgtCGCCTGTCGTTGCTCCGTTTCTCTGCGGGGCGATGCCTCTTGTTTGATTGGATGCGAAGATTCTCATCAGCTAGCAAAAGATGGTCCCTAACAAGCCCCCTGCATGTCGAGAGTGGATAGCGTTgcacgagtgtgagtctCACAACGTGGCAACACGGAGCATGATGGCCACGCTTGCACTGCAGTTTCCGCGTCGCTCTGTCTGCGATCTTCTCGTGTGGCTACATATACGCGTTGCTTCTTGTTGCGATTGCTTCCAACATCCATTACGCAACTCGTTTCCCACTCCTCTTTCCTCGATACCTTGCAAAGATGGTCGACTCGATTGCACAACAGACTGCGCTCAAATCGCCTCCATCGTCAGACAAGGGTGATCTCGATGACGCGGTCAATGTCACCTCGCCTTACCACATCTCCTCTACCCCTTACCAGGGTGAGAATGCCAAAGCTGCAGCTCTCGCAGCCTCCGCTTCGGACATCACCCCCCTCGAACGAAAGAAAGTGCTCCGCAAGATCGACACCATCCTCATGCCGCTCATGTGTGTTGCCGTCTTGCTTCAATTTCTCGACAAGACTTCGCTCAACTACGCCTCGCTCCTAGGTATCAAAAAAGATACAAACCTCAAGGGTCAAGAATACTCGTGGTTGGGATCCTTCTTCTACGTTGGCTACCTGATCGCTTCGCCTGTTCACGGTTTCTTTTTGCAAAAAGTCAACCTCACGCGCTACGTAGCAGCTTGCATCGCGCTCTGGGCCATCTCACTTGGCTCGCATGCGGCATGCAAAACCTATGGCCAACTGTTGGCGGTTCGCTTCCTCCTCGGTTGGTTCGAAGCCGCTTTGACTCCGTCGTTCATCTTGCTCACCGGACGCTTCTACACAAAGCAGGAACAGGTGACACGAACCTCGATCTGGTTTGCCAATAACGGTTGGGCTCAGATCCTCGGAGGTGGTATCTCGTATGCTCTGCAGGTGCAAAAGCCTTCGCACCTCAAGGTGTGGCAGCAAATGTTTCTAATCCTGGGAGGCATTGCGTTCATCTTTGGCATCATAGTACTTCTCTTCATGCCTGATTCGCCAGCAACCATCCGGTACCTCAACGAACGCGAACGTCAGGTTGCAGTGCACCGTATCAAGGAAAACAAGTCGGGTATTCACGACACAAAGTGGAAGTGGGAGCAGTTCTGGGAGGCAATCCGCGACCCGAGGCTCTACATGTTCTTCCTCGCCGTCTGCAGTGCCAACATTGCCAACGGAGGTGTGTCGAATTTCTCGAGCGCCATCATCTCGGCTTTTCACTACGACAACAAGACGACCGCGCTTCTCGGTATGGCTCCTGGTGCCATGGAAGTGGTCGCTGTTTACTTTGGCGCTTGGCTCTCTTACAAGACGCGCACGCGTGTGATTCCAGGCGTACTCATGTTCGCTTTCGCCATCGTAGGTGGCTGCATGATGATCGCCGTCCCTGCTGCTCACAAGGCTGTTCGCTTCACCGGATTCGTCATCGTCTACTGCTACCCGGTCGCCAGTCCTTTCTTGTACAGTTGGCTCAGTGGTAGTGTTTCCGGAACCACAAAGAGAATCGTCTTCAATGCATGGCTTCAAGTCGGATACTCGGTCGGTAACCTCATCGGACCTCAAACGTACCgcgccaaagatgcgcCCAACTATGTGCCCGCGAAAATCACTCTCGTAGCCATGTTCGGCTTTGCATCTCTTTGCTTGATCGCCATCGGCTCAACCCATTATCTGTGGAACAAGCAAAATGGCACACTCGACGACAGTCCCGAGGGCGCAAAGGTCATCGAAGATCACGAAGACCTAACCGATTTGACCGATAAGCAGCGTTCAAATTTCAGATACCCTTACTAGATGAGTTGCTGATCAACAATGTTCTGGCAAGACGCACCATGCCCAACAGGATGATCTTTAGAGGAGGATGCGTCTTTGTAAATTTACTCTTCATGCTATGCCCGACGATACAAAGTGTTCACTGCACTGTTTCAATCTGCGCTTCGTTTTTGGCCCGAATCTAGACCGTGCAGCTCAGAGCATTGAGAAGCAAGCGGCTGcaccgattcgtgattgctccGGTGCCAGTGCTATACGTTCTGGCATTTCAGCAAGTGATAAAATCCTGTGACCGCATCATCGCACCCCAAGTCACACTAATCGCATGACCATTGAGTAAGGATCAAATCGGCGCGCTAACGAACAGCGACACACTGACGGGCGCAGACAGCGTCTGCAAAAAAGTCTCATCCTGGTCCCCTTTCCAAGCTTTCATGTCAACTTGAACGCAGAAAGCACTCTTACCAACGTGTCCCAAGCAATGTTCGAGATGAACCTGCTCGATAAGAATCCATGGTGTCGAGGCACAGTCGTATCTGGTGCGGTCGATCTTGCACGTCTTGATCGAGTCGGGACTAGAGCAGACGACAAGCAAACTAATCTTGGCAGCTatgtcgacgagcgctgTGACTACGACGTCTGGTTTAGCTGTGGTGCGGATTGTGGCTGAGCGAGGTGTTTCGGGAAGAGGCTGCAGACTTGGCTTGGGAGAGACGAGTGGA comes from Mycosarcoma maydis chromosome 1, whole genome shotgun sequence and encodes:
- a CDS encoding putative P-type ATPase, encoding MRIAIQSPEIASVSLHKSIPTHLHLYVLPFLSLYPVWAYAYFLKYDKWVKSEEWTFVFTVLLVSGHALSFLVTKWSIAAKVFTTCVTAKGLEDAELVRVHPLMHKGEGAIVSLDRVERTNLPIEISFTYQADKYILATPDASAAPTDIFVSPLIKEPTFRRLPYPADAKPHLSGFQSNRGFKTEKDVELALGTFGKNELDIPKPKFVDLFLEHAVAPFFVFQVFCVGLWMLDEYWYYSLFTLFMLVVFECTVVFQRLRTLSEFRTMSIQPYKIWVYRVGKWSEMMTSDLLPGDLVSIDRSKEDSATPCDLLLVAGSTIVNEAMLSGESTPLLKENIELRDGQDILDVNGADRNNVVFGGTKVLQTTAPEADSSYAKMRAPDNGALGIVLRTGFGTSQGQLIRLMVFQNESRVTANNLESFVFIGFLLIFAIAASGYVWVRGTEMERPKGKLLLDCVLIITSVVPPELPMELSMAVNASLMALAKYAIFCTEPFRIPYAGRVDVCCFDKTGTITGEDLEVQGVVNCSPGGDSPLIPLKQASAETTLTLASAHALVLLEDGLVGDPMEKTTLEAMDWKLNKGDMLTPTDPKAGPHRFGVQIRRRFQFSSALKRMSTVNHVIDQTGNRRIMFAVKGAPETLKAMFAQLPVHYDETYKGFTRRGSRVLALGYRFVDNISANDTNAINGLQRDQVEADLKFAGFLVFHCPLKPDAVESLKQLNDSSHRCIMITGDNPLTAVHVATQVEIVDRQTLILDVREGGNSEQDLVWRSVDEEVIIPVKASDSIDTTLFDKYDICITGVAMKQYQDNAVSWNQLVQNTWVYARVSPSQKEFILNSLKSLGYITLMAGDGTNDVGALKAANIGVALLDGTPEDLAKIAEHQKMERMKKVYESQLSLTARFGQAPPPVPPMLKEKFPELEKARDDALAKMNTARTTDRTAKFDLSAITSSMADADLDDGPPQIRLGDASVAAPFTSKLSNVSSIIAIIRQGRCTLVATIQMYKILALNCLIQAYSLSVLYLDGIKFGDYQVTISGMLASVCFLCISRGQPIDKLSKERPVANILNAYVFGSILTQTALHIASMYYIQTLSMAYESADDIIDLEAKFAPSLLNTGVYLLGLSQTISTFAVNYIGRPWRESIRENKYLYYGLVSVGGIAIAGATEFVPELNEWLQLVKMHSGYQIRLVAAMAIDFLGSYALESFWSLFADVKPKPLVTKGQHRRQERRKTELAQKRIADESAASEKKAL
- a CDS encoding uncharacterized protein (related to DAD4 - outer kinetochore protein (part of Dam1 complex)) — encoded protein: MENPHEERQSLLLERITKSVHRLNEALLELDRSVVEINNHNQAITIVAELSEAYRRNAAFNLANMEAVDEDGSIKVPID
- a CDS encoding putative allantoate and ureidosuccinate permease → MVDSIAQQTALKSPPSSDKGDLDDAVNVTSPYHISSTPYQGENAKAAALAASASDITPLERKKVLRKIDTILMPLMCVAVLLQFLDKTSLNYASLLGIKKDTNLKGQEYSWLGSFFYVGYLIASPVHGFFLQKVNLTRYVAACIALWAISLGSHAACKTYGQLLAVRFLLGWFEAALTPSFILLTGRFYTKQEQVTRTSIWFANNGWAQILGGGISYALQVQKPSHLKVWQQMFLILGGIAFIFGIIVLLFMPDSPATIRYLNERERQVAVHRIKENKSGIHDTKWKWEQFWEAIRDPRLYMFFLAVCSANIANGGVSNFSSAIISAFHYDNKTTALLGMAPGAMEVVAVYFGAWLSYKTRTRVIPGVLMFAFAIVGGCMMIAVPAAHKAVRFTGFVIVYCYPVASPFLYSWLSGSVSGTTKRIVFNAWLQVGYSVGNLIGPQTYRAKDAPNYVPAKITLVAMFGFASLCLIAIGSTHYLWNKQNGTLDDSPEGAKVIEDHEDLTDLTDKQRSNFRYPY